The segment CCTCCAACCCGAGCCCGGTACCGCCGTATCCGAATCGCGCATCCTCGACGTGCTGAACTCGGTGGCACTGCAACAGGATCAAGGAGCAGTCTCGGGCGGTGCCGTCTCGGTGGGCGTCGACGGTCGGTACTGGCAGGGGGTGCAGCAGGGCCGCCACACCAAGACCGATGCCGAGTACATCGGCGCGACGGCCCGTGCGCGGCGACGAGAGCAACGGATCGCCGAACTCGGTGCCGCGATCGAAACCGCAACCGCCGCACTGGCGGCCGCGACGGCCGACGAGCGCTCTGCCCGCGAGTTGGTCCAGGCACTGGCCGCGGCCGCCAAGCAACTGCCCCGAGTCTCGGCCATCGTGAAAGCGCAACGCGCGGTCACCGCCGCCGCCGGGGCGCTGCGCACCTCGAAGGAGGGGTCCGCAGCGGCCGACCGTGAATTCGACCAAGCGATTGCAGACCTGTCCGCGAAAGAGAAACAGCTGCGCACCGCCGCCGTGGCTCATCGCACCCCACACATCGGTCGAGACATCGATGCCCTCGCCGCGGCGATTCGGCATTTCGAGCACCAGGGCTCGGTGGTGATCCGCAAGCGCAGCGATCACACACGCGAAGCAGAACGCGCCCGCGAAGCAACCAACCGACTCGAAGAAGCAAGTGGCCTGGCCGAGGAGCTCGCCGAGGAAGCCGCCATAGCCGACGAGAACTACCGACAGCAGGTCCAACGCCTCGAGCTCCTGAGCGAAAAGCTCGGTGCCACAGCCGAACAGATCGACATTGATCTCGAGAACGCGCGCGAACGCATCGAGAAATGCCGCGCCGAGCAGCGGGCAGCGCGCAAAGCGGACAAGGAGGCAGGCGAAGCGATCGGCAAGGCCGAGGGGGCCTGCAACACAGCGCTGGAAAGCCTGCGCGGTGCCGTCACGGAAACCCTGGGCGACGCCGTGCGTCTCGCGCCCTACGCTCGGAAGGATCTACTCGGCATCCTCGGCGTCCACGAGGCGTACACGTGGCCGGCGAGCGACTCGGCGTGGCTCAGTGTGGAGCAGATTCTCTATCGAGTCCAGCAGGCCGAGGGTCCCGACGACGAGGTTCCGGTACTTCCGCCGGTGGTGCGCGCGCTGCATTCGGCACTCGATGCGGCGACGGCGTCGGTGAAAGTCAGTGACTCGAGCCGAAAGTCGACCCGGACGGCGCTGACGAGTGCGCTGCAGGAATTCGACTCGCAGCTCGCCGCATCGGGTCAGGACTACCGCCTGCAGTGGGATGCGCCGGACGGTTTGACCGTGGTCCGCGTCCAGGACGAGCAGGGCTACTCGTCGGTCGGAGACTTCGCCGACCGAATCGGTGCCGCGAGAGCCGATCAGGAGTTGCTGCTGACCGAGCAGGAGCGCCGAATTCTCGAAGATGCACTGCTGACCGGCCTGGCGCAGCAGATTCACGAGCGCACCGTCGACGCACGTGAGCTGATCGCGCAGATGTCCGCCGAGATGAAGCAGCGCCGCATGTCCTCGGGCAACACGATCGGTGTGCACTGGGTGCTCGCGGACAACCTCGACGACGGGGCCCGGGCGGTGTCCAAACTGCTCGACCGCGACGCCTCGGCGTTGAACCAGGACGATCTTGCCGCGATGCGAGCCCACTTCGCGTCGGAGATCAGGATCGCGCGTGCGGCCCATCCGGAACGGTCCTACCCCGAGATCCTGTCCACGACACTGGACTATCGCCGCTGGCGCGTGTTCGCCTTCACGCTCATCAGCGGCGACGGCAACGAGGATCGTCTCACCGTCGCACGCCACAGTGCGCTCTCGGGCGGTGAGCAATCGGTGTCGCTGCACCTGCCACTGTTCGCCGCGGCACACGTGATGCTTTCGTCCGCCGATCCACATTCGCCTCGACTGCTCGCGCTGGACGAGGCATTCGCCGGTGTCGACGACAACGGCCGCAGCGAATTGCTCGGTCTGAGTGTGCAATTCGATCTCGATCTGTTCATGACCGGATACGACCTGTGGATCACTTACGGGGACGTTCCCGGCTGCGCGCACTACGACCTGGCGCATTCGACAGCCGAGAACACCGTCAGCGCAGCTCTTCTGGTGTGGGAGAACGGCGAACTGTTCGCCGAGCACGACGGTACCGACCTCGCTGCCGCACTCGGGTCACCGCTGACGCGCCGTGTGCCGACCCGAACCGAAGGTGGGCTGGAGTTTGACCGGTAACAGCGAATGGCGCGGCAGCGCCGAATTGGCTGCACTGCTCGATGCGGCACGAAAGAAGTTGGAATCCAACTGGCTTCGTGTCGGCGGCAACATCACCGTCGACCTGAGCGACGCCCCGGAGCTGTGGCGTCTGTGCAGCGCGATCTCTCGGTCCAACTCCAGTCTGCATTCTCGGGCGCGCAGCACCAGGCTCGACCTCGAGCGTTTCGACGCGTGGTTGAGCCATCCGCTCAACGGCGGCCTCGGACTGATCGACACCCTCACACAGCAGGCCCCGTTGCAGAACAAGAAGAAGATCGCAGCCGACAAGGCTCAGGTCCGCGCGGATGCACTCGATCGGGCCAGGGAGGTTCTCGGCGGCGATACCGATCGCGAGTGGATCGAGCACTGGATCGCGTCGCTGCTCAATCAGGACGGCACTCTCGGGGGCCGCGTCGCCGTCGACGCGCTCGCGGTGGCGACACAGGTCCTGGCGCTGCTTCCGGTGGACGGGATGTCGCTGACCGAACTCGCGGAACTGGCCTGCGGTGATACGAAGGCGCTCTCGGGCGGCGGTGCCCCGAAACTCGTCCTCGACGCATTGTCGTTGCGCGAGAACGTCCCTCGACCCGTCGATCCGGTCGGCATCAGGGCGTTGTGGGAGACCGCCGGCGTGTCGGTCGACGCAGTGTCCAGCCGGGTGTTGGTACTCGGCTACCGCGTCGACGAAACCCACACGGTGGCTCGTTGGCTCAACGATGCGGCAGAGGAGGGCATCCCCTTCCCCGTCACCGTGGACATGCTCTCGCGCGGCCCGCTCACCAACAGCTCGTCCACGGTGTTCGTCTGTGAGAACGTGGCCGTGCTCGCCGCTGCAGCCCGCACCCTCGGTTCGAACTGCGCGAGCCTGATCTGCACCGACGGTCAGCCCTCCGCCGCTGTCCACCGGCTGCTGGGCTCACGCGCACCCGGCACCACCATCCGCTGGCGTGCCGATTTCGACTGGGCCGGAGTGCACATGGTGACCCGAGCCATCTCCCGATACGACGCCTCGCCGTGGCGCATGGACGTCGACTCCTACCGGGACGCGCTCGATGCACGGAATTCCGAACCACTGAAAGGTCATCCGACGGACAGTCCGTGGGACCCGGAACTGGCTGCCGCCCTCCGTGATTCGGGCCGGGCAGTCATGGAAGAACGGCTGATCCCGGATATGCTGACCGATCTGCGGCTGGGACCTGCGAGCTAGGTCGGGGAACGATCAGCGCAGCGGCACGCCGAGCAACGCGTCGACCGCATCGGCGAAGGCACCGGGTGCGCCCGCATCCGATCCGCCGCGTTCGACCGCGAAACTCGCCCACGCGTCGAGCGCATCGAGGGCCTTGGGGGTGTCCAGATCGTCGGCCAGATGCTGCCGCAACCGATTGATCACATCCTCGGCCGACGCCGCGCTCTCAAGCGCCGCCGCCCGGCGCCACAGGGCGAGCCGGGCGTGAGCCCGTTCGAGAACCTCGTCGGACCACGGCCGATCCTGCCGGTAGTGCCCGGCGAGCAGACCGAGCCGAACGGCACCCGAATCCACATTCTCGGCACGAAGTTTCGAGACGAACACCAGATTGCCGCGGCTCTTGGACATCTTCTCGCCGTCGAACCCGATCATTCCGGTATGCACGTAGTGACGCGCGAAACGCGGATCACCGGTCGCCGCCTCGGCGTGGGCGGCCGAGAATTCGTGGTGCGGGAAGATGAGATCGCTTCCACCGCCCTGGATGTCGAAGGCGGTACCGATGCGGTTGAGCGCGATCGCAGCGCATTCGATGTGCCACCCGGGCCGGCCCGGACCCCACGGCGACGGCCACGACGGCTCGCCCGGCCGCACCGCGCGCCAGAGCAACGCATCGAGTGGATCCCGCTTACCGACCCGATCGGGGTCGCCCCCGCGCTCGGCGAAGAACGTGTCCATCGTGGCGCGGTCGTAGCCGGACTCGTAGCCGAACTGCTCGGTGGCATCGGCACGGAAGTACACATCCGGGTATTCGGCATCGTCGACGACGTACGCCGCACCGGCCGCGACCAGCTTCTCCACCAGTTCGACGACCTCGTCGACGGACTCGACGGCGCCGATGTAGTCGCGCGGAGGGAGCACCCGGAGCGCTTCCATGTCTGCGCGGAAGAGCTCGATCTCACGAGCTCCCAGATCGCGCCAGTCCTCGCCGTCGCGGTCGGCGCGCTCGAACAGTGGATCGTCGACATCGGTGACGTTCTGAACGTAGTGCACGTCCGTGCCCGCGTCCAGCCACAGCCGGTAGATCAGGTCGAACGTCAGGTACGTCGCCGCGTGCCCCAGGTGGGTGGCGTCGTACGGGGTGATTCCGCAGACGTACATCCGAGCCGTCGAACCGGGGGTGACGGGACGGACCTGGCGGTCTGCGGTGTCGAACAATCGAAGCGCTGGACCCTGTCCTGGGATTGTCGGGATCTCCGGGCTCGACCAAGAATGCATGCAGCCGAGCCTATCCGAGCCCGATCAGAAGGCGGGCCAGGGTATGGGTCTGCTCGAGCGAGGTTCCGGCATGACGGGGCGGGCGATCAGCTCCTGTGCCCGGTCGAGAACCGCGACCGTTTCGGTCAGTGTGATCTTGTCGACCAGGCGCGGAGCGGTGACTGCGTCGAACGTCTCGACGAACCGCACCACGTCGGTCATCAACGCGTCGTCGACCGCCTGGCCTGCCCACCCCCACAGCACCGTGCGCAACTTGTTCTCGGCGTGCAGGCAGATACCGTGATCGACTCCGTACACGTATCCGTCGAGACCTTCGAGCGCGTGCCCGCCCTTGCGATCGGCATTGTTGAGGATCACGTCGAGAACCGCCATCCGCTGCAGCCGCGGATCGTCGGCGTGGATCAGCGCGATCTCCTCGCCCTCGCCGTCGTAGGCCTGCAGGACCGGAATCCAGCCCGCCGGAACGAGATCGGGACGGCAGATATCGACGAGGTCGACGCGTCCCTCGGCGTGATCATCGGGCGTGTCGATCCACTTCTGCACCATGCCGGGACCGAACGGCCCGTCGCGCAGCACCGTCGGCGGAATGACGCCCCAACCGAGAGCCTCGGAGATTTCGTACGACGCCACCTCGCGGCCCGCGAGAGTGCCGTCCGGAAAGTCCCAGAGCGGCACTTCCCCGCGAACGGGTTTGTACACGCACCGCACGGCCGTCTCGCCCTCGCCCGCCTCGCACACCAGCGTGGCGTTGCTGGCCGACACCACCCGACCGACGACGGTCAGGTCGCCGGTCTCCATGGTTTCGCGGCCCTCGAACGGCGGCAGTTCGACGGTCAAGACTCGTCGACCTCGGTCACCGGTCCGAACGTCGCACCGCGGCGGTAGCCGTTGGTCCTGATGCAGACGTGTCCCTCGGGAGCCAATGGCTGTCCGCACAGCGGGCACGGCGCGCGGCCCGCTGCGATGACGCGCTCGGACCGCACCGCGAATTCGCGGGCCTGCACCGGAGTGAGGAACACACGAACGGCATCGGGGCCCTCGTCGGTGTCGTCGAGAACGACGGATTCGTCCACCTCGACCTCGCTGACGGCGAGAAGTTCCACCACGACGGCGTTGGCATCGGCATCCCAGCCGAGCCCCATCGTTCCGACGCGGAACTCGGTGTCGATCGGAGTCAGCAACGGACTGGTGTCGACCGGATCGGTCTCCTCGGCCGGAACGTCGGCTCCGAAGCGGCGGTGCACTTCTTCGAGTAGCAGCCCCATCCTGTCTGCGAGTACCTGGACCTGCTGCTTCTCCAGCGCAACCGACACCACGCGGGCGTCGTGCACCGCCTGCAGGAAGAACGTTCGGTCGCCCGGTTCCCCAACGGTCCCGGCAACGAAACGATCAGGGGTGCGAAAAACGTGTATGGCGCGCGGCATTGCACCTCCTAACGACTCGAACAGCTCCGCGAAGCAATTCTCGGAACTTTCATTATCGGCCACAGATCGACCATGGACGGTATTGCTTGCCCTCCAGCCTGCCACCGATCGGGGTGTCAGCGCCGAATCGACGCTCTAGCGGCCTGCCCCACCACCGACGACCGCGTCGGAAGAGTCCGCGTTGCCCGATTCCGACGTGCTGGGCTCCTCGGCCTTCGGTACGAACGCACTCAGATCGGACCCGGTGTCGTTGGTCCGCAGCACGAAAGGACGCGTCGAGGTGTAGCGAACGACGCTGATCGATGCCGGGTCGGCAACGATGCGCTGGAAGGAATCGAGGTGGGCACCCATCGCGTCCGAGAGCACCGACTTGATCACGTCACCGTGCGAGCACGCCACCCACAACACGTCGCGACCGTGCTGCGCGGCCAACCGGGCGTCGTGCTCGCGCACCGCCTGCACCGCGCGTTGCTGCACCTTCGCCAAGCCCTCGCCCTCCGGGAACACCGCAGCCGACGGATGCTGCTGGACCACCTTCCACAGCGGCTCGGCCAGCAAGTCCTTGATCGCTCGACCGGTCCACTGGCCGTAGTCGACCTCCACCAACCGATCCTCGACCACCGGCGAAAGCCCGAGCTTGGCAGCCAACGGCTCGACCGTCTGCTCGCACCGCAGCAACGGCGAGCGAACGATCTCCGCGACCGGCAGATCACCGAGACGATCCGCGACCGCCTGTGCCTGCTCACGCCCACGATCGTCGAGCTCGACGCCGGCGCTGCGACCCGCGAGAGTGCCCGCGGTATTCGACGTCGAGCGGCCGTGCCGAAGCAAGATGACTGTCATTGCACCGAGCCTAATGAGGGTGAACCTACGTTGCCGAAACGACCCCGCCGGCCAGCAGACCGAGCACCACGACACCCAGCACGATGCGGTATCCCACGAACCAGTACAGCGAGTGGTTCGCGACGAACTTCAGCAGCCAGGCGATCGAGGCGTAGCCGAGCCCGAAGGCGATGATCGTGGCCACCAGCAGCTGCGGGCCCGACGCGGCCAGTCCCGAGCCGACGGGCTCGAAGGCGTCGGGCAGCGAGAAGAGACCGGAGGCGGTGACCGCCGGGATGGCGAGCAGGAACGAGAATCGCACTGCTGCCTCGCGTTCGAGCCCGAGGAACAGGCCGGCGCTGGTCGTCGCCCCGGAACGGGACACGCCGGGGATCAGGGCGAGACACTGCGCCAGACCCATCACGATGCCGTCGCGGGTGGTCAACTTCTCGATCGGACGTTCCTTCCGACCCACCTTCTCCGCGATCGCGATGACGACGGCAAACGCGATCAACATGAACGCGATGAGGTACAGGTTTCGGGCACCGGTTCGGATCTGGTCCTTGAACAGCAGGCCGAGAACGCCGATGGGAATGGTGGCGATGATCACGTACCACCCCATGCGGTAGTCGAGTCCGCGCTCGTCCTTCTGCTTGAGGCCGACGAACCAGGCCTTGACGATTCTGACGATGTCTCGCCAGAAGAACAGCAGCACAGCGGCTTCGGTGCCGAGCTGGGTCACCGCAGTGAAGGAGGCACCAGCGTCCTCGTTCCAGAACACACTGGACACGATGCGCAGGTGCCCGGACGAGGAGATCGGCAGGAATTCGGTCAGGCCCTGCACCGCGCCGAGGATGATCGCCTGCAGCCACGTCATGTCGATCATGCGGCGCCACCCTCCGAGATCGGTGTCGATGGACGGTTCACTATCGATGCGCGGCCGCCGGCCTGCCCCCTGAATTCGCGATTCACGGGCACGACCGTACCCGGCGCGGCACGTACGCACCGAGCGGCGCGGCGCACTACTGTGCACTGGCGGCAGTGCAGTTCGACACCGACGATCACACGTAAAAGGACATTCGGCACATATGAAGCAGAGATCGGTCGGCACCAGCGGACTTCGAGTCTCCAGACTCGGCCTCGGCACCCTCGGATGGGGTAGCGGAACCGACGGTGACGACGCCGCAGCGCAGTTGTCGGCGTTCGCCGAGGCCGGCGGCACGCTCGTAGACACGTCTCCGGCGTACGGGGACG is part of the Rhodococcus sp. SBT000017 genome and harbors:
- a CDS encoding histidine phosphatase family protein; translation: MTVILLRHGRSTSNTAGTLAGRSAGVELDDRGREQAQAVADRLGDLPVAEIVRSPLLRCEQTVEPLAAKLGLSPVVEDRLVEVDYGQWTGRAIKDLLAEPLWKVVQQHPSAAVFPEGEGLAKVQQRAVQAVREHDARLAAQHGRDVLWVACSHGDVIKSVLSDAMGAHLDSFQRIVADPASISVVRYTSTRPFVLRTNDTGSDLSAFVPKAEEPSTSESGNADSSDAVVGGGAGR
- a CDS encoding DUF2399 domain-containing protein, producing the protein MTGNSEWRGSAELAALLDAARKKLESNWLRVGGNITVDLSDAPELWRLCSAISRSNSSLHSRARSTRLDLERFDAWLSHPLNGGLGLIDTLTQQAPLQNKKKIAADKAQVRADALDRAREVLGGDTDREWIEHWIASLLNQDGTLGGRVAVDALAVATQVLALLPVDGMSLTELAELACGDTKALSGGGAPKLVLDALSLRENVPRPVDPVGIRALWETAGVSVDAVSSRVLVLGYRVDETHTVARWLNDAAEEGIPFPVTVDMLSRGPLTNSSSTVFVCENVAVLAAAARTLGSNCASLICTDGQPSAAVHRLLGSRAPGTTIRWRADFDWAGVHMVTRAISRYDASPWRMDVDSYRDALDARNSEPLKGHPTDSPWDPELAAALRDSGRAVMEERLIPDMLTDLRLGPAS
- the mshC gene encoding cysteine--1-D-myo-inosityl 2-amino-2-deoxy-alpha-D-glucopyranoside ligase; amino-acid sequence: MHSWSSPEIPTIPGQGPALRLFDTADRQVRPVTPGSTARMYVCGITPYDATHLGHAATYLTFDLIYRLWLDAGTDVHYVQNVTDVDDPLFERADRDGEDWRDLGAREIELFRADMEALRVLPPRDYIGAVESVDEVVELVEKLVAAGAAYVVDDAEYPDVYFRADATEQFGYESGYDRATMDTFFAERGGDPDRVGKRDPLDALLWRAVRPGEPSWPSPWGPGRPGWHIECAAIALNRIGTAFDIQGGGSDLIFPHHEFSAAHAEAATGDPRFARHYVHTGMIGFDGEKMSKSRGNLVFVSKLRAENVDSGAVRLGLLAGHYRQDRPWSDEVLERAHARLALWRRAAALESAASAEDVINRLRQHLADDLDTPKALDALDAWASFAVERGGSDAGAPGAFADAVDALLGVPLR
- a CDS encoding SCO1664 family protein gives rise to the protein METGDLTVVGRVVSASNATLVCEAGEGETAVRCVYKPVRGEVPLWDFPDGTLAGREVASYEISEALGWGVIPPTVLRDGPFGPGMVQKWIDTPDDHAEGRVDLVDICRPDLVPAGWIPVLQAYDGEGEEIALIHADDPRLQRMAVLDVILNNADRKGGHALEGLDGYVYGVDHGICLHAENKLRTVLWGWAGQAVDDALMTDVVRFVETFDAVTAPRLVDKITLTETVAVLDRAQELIARPVMPEPRSSRPIPWPAF
- a CDS encoding DUF3090 domain-containing protein, which gives rise to MPRAIHVFRTPDRFVAGTVGEPGDRTFFLQAVHDARVVSVALEKQQVQVLADRMGLLLEEVHRRFGADVPAEETDPVDTSPLLTPIDTEFRVGTMGLGWDADANAVVVELLAVSEVEVDESVVLDDTDEGPDAVRVFLTPVQAREFAVRSERVIAAGRAPCPLCGQPLAPEGHVCIRTNGYRRGATFGPVTEVDES
- a CDS encoding undecaprenyl-diphosphate phosphatase, which codes for MTWLQAIILGAVQGLTEFLPISSSGHLRIVSSVFWNEDAGASFTAVTQLGTEAAVLLFFWRDIVRIVKAWFVGLKQKDERGLDYRMGWYVIIATIPIGVLGLLFKDQIRTGARNLYLIAFMLIAFAVVIAIAEKVGRKERPIEKLTTRDGIVMGLAQCLALIPGVSRSGATTSAGLFLGLEREAAVRFSFLLAIPAVTASGLFSLPDAFEPVGSGLAASGPQLLVATIIAFGLGYASIAWLLKFVANHSLYWFVGYRIVLGVVVLGLLAGGVVSAT
- a CDS encoding TIGR02680 family protein, with translation MTAHSTRFRPTRAGIVNLWDYRDQEFSFADGRLVLRGPNGSGKTKALEVLFPFVLDGRIEPRRLNPFAGEERTMKSNLLYRGQESAHSYVWMEFGRGSREDPESVTVGIGMRASRHNDKVTRWYFVADGRVGVDFSLLGSDDRPLTKKQLGEQLGTDALTDRPVDYRAAIDARMFGLGAQRYDQLINLILTLRRPQLAKNLDPKGLSQALTDGLRPLDEQLVLEAARSFSDMEEVGRALEGLAQADHAAKNFVSVYSKYLRVQTRSDVEQVSRRLEAVTHATTAHFAAAALKDRRLLERAAAETRFDEAERALDQAVADRETLQRSSAYEGKQQLDDLAESAAKLEISTAQQADRARKAQAELEQRTTEAARADSALRDSVAGVTRAEEELQTAAEDAGIVWTPLPGTARSDQISTALRGHAEERDGDVRAVREALGTVEKASTERARAEKAASKAREMLEAASAAVTEAEATVDLEKAQFASGLRAWWSANSALYSSAGITSAAFEALDAALAGIGDDDAPSLESVLADQTADAVDGLRGRQAQARVDVSTRTAELNALRDELTLVRAEHDDAPPPFAARTDSRVELSGAPLWQLVRFADSVSPADAAGIESALQAANLLDGWIHPVADFPVDSSSEQYLSPLPEASRPTGTTLASVLQPEPGTAVSESRILDVLNSVALQQDQGAVSGGAVSVGVDGRYWQGVQQGRHTKTDAEYIGATARARRREQRIAELGAAIETATAALAAATADERSARELVQALAAAAKQLPRVSAIVKAQRAVTAAAGALRTSKEGSAAADREFDQAIADLSAKEKQLRTAAVAHRTPHIGRDIDALAAAIRHFEHQGSVVIRKRSDHTREAERAREATNRLEEASGLAEELAEEAAIADENYRQQVQRLELLSEKLGATAEQIDIDLENARERIEKCRAEQRAARKADKEAGEAIGKAEGACNTALESLRGAVTETLGDAVRLAPYARKDLLGILGVHEAYTWPASDSAWLSVEQILYRVQQAEGPDDEVPVLPPVVRALHSALDAATASVKVSDSSRKSTRTALTSALQEFDSQLAASGQDYRLQWDAPDGLTVVRVQDEQGYSSVGDFADRIGAARADQELLLTEQERRILEDALLTGLAQQIHERTVDARELIAQMSAEMKQRRMSSGNTIGVHWVLADNLDDGARAVSKLLDRDASALNQDDLAAMRAHFASEIRIARAAHPERSYPEILSTTLDYRRWRVFAFTLISGDGNEDRLTVARHSALSGGEQSVSLHLPLFAAAHVMLSSADPHSPRLLALDEAFAGVDDNGRSELLGLSVQFDLDLFMTGYDLWITYGDVPGCAHYDLAHSTAENTVSAALLVWENGELFAEHDGTDLAAALGSPLTRRVPTRTEGGLEFDR